A genomic region of Pararge aegeria chromosome 11, ilParAegt1.1, whole genome shotgun sequence contains the following coding sequences:
- the LOC120627697 gene encoding reticulon-1-A isoform X3, with protein sequence MADSGPSLCSVLDPHAWFDPQRLHPEVESLIYWRSAARSGAALGAGLALLVALACCSVVSVLAYSSLLALSAAVAFRVYKNVLQAVQKTNEGHPFKWLLEKDVSVSAERAQSLAAAATAHLNAALTELRRLFLVEDLVDSLKFGALLWCLTYVGACFNGITLIILAWIALFSLPKAYEMNKAQVDANLELARSKINEISAKVRAAVPLGRKAEDKDK encoded by the exons ATGGCGGATTCCGGGCCCTCCCTCTGCAGCGTTCTGGACCCAC ATGCTTGGTTCGACCCGCAAAGGCTACACCCCGAAG TGGAGTCGCTGATCTACTGGCGGTCGGCGGCGCGCTCGGGCGCGGCGCTGGGCGCGGGGCTGGCGCTGCTGGTGGCGCTGGCGTGCTGCTCCGTGGTGTCGGTGCTGGCCTACAGCTCGCTGCTGGCGCTGAGCGCCGCCGTCGCCTTCCGCGTCTACAAGAACGTGCTGCAGGCCGTGCAGAAGACCAACGAGGGCCATCCCTTCAA ATGGCTGCTGGAGAAGGACGTGAGCGTGTCGGCGGAGCGCGCGCAGTCGCTGGCGGCCGCGGCCACCGCGCACCTCAACGCCGCGCTCACCGAGCTCCGCAG GTTGTTCCTGGTTGAGGACCTGGTGGACTCGCTGAAGTTCGGCGCGCTGCTGTGGTGCCTCACGTACGTGGGCGCCTGCTTCAACGGCATCACGCTCATCATCCTGG CATGGATAGCGCTGTTCTCGCTGCCCAAGGCGTACGAGATGAACAAGGCGCAGGTGGACGCCAACCTCGAGCTGGCGCGCTCCAAGATCAACGAAATCTCAGCCAA GGTGCGCGCCGCGGTGCCGCTGGGCAGGAAGGCGGAGGACAAGGACAAGTAG
- the LOC120627697 gene encoding reticulon-1-A isoform X7, protein MGSDSDAITLESLIYWRSAARSGAALGAGLALLVALACCSVVSVLAYSSLLALSAAVAFRVYKNVLQAVQKTNEGHPFKWLLEKDVSVSAERAQSLAAAATAHLNAALTELRRLFLVEDLVDSLKFGALLWCLTYVGACFNGITLIILAWIALFSLPKAYEMNKAQVDANLELARSKINEISAKVRAAVPLGRKAEDKDK, encoded by the exons ATGGGATCTGACAGTGATGCGATCACCT TGGAGTCGCTGATCTACTGGCGGTCGGCGGCGCGCTCGGGCGCGGCGCTGGGCGCGGGGCTGGCGCTGCTGGTGGCGCTGGCGTGCTGCTCCGTGGTGTCGGTGCTGGCCTACAGCTCGCTGCTGGCGCTGAGCGCCGCCGTCGCCTTCCGCGTCTACAAGAACGTGCTGCAGGCCGTGCAGAAGACCAACGAGGGCCATCCCTTCAA ATGGCTGCTGGAGAAGGACGTGAGCGTGTCGGCGGAGCGCGCGCAGTCGCTGGCGGCCGCGGCCACCGCGCACCTCAACGCCGCGCTCACCGAGCTCCGCAG GTTGTTCCTGGTTGAGGACCTGGTGGACTCGCTGAAGTTCGGCGCGCTGCTGTGGTGCCTCACGTACGTGGGCGCCTGCTTCAACGGCATCACGCTCATCATCCTGG CATGGATAGCGCTGTTCTCGCTGCCCAAGGCGTACGAGATGAACAAGGCGCAGGTGGACGCCAACCTCGAGCTGGCGCGCTCCAAGATCAACGAAATCTCAGCCAA GGTGCGCGCCGCGGTGCCGCTGGGCAGGAAGGCGGAGGACAAGGACAAGTAG
- the LOC120627697 gene encoding reticulon-1-A isoform X5: MGSDSDAITYAWFDPQRLHPEVESLIYWRSAARSGAALGAGLALLVALACCSVVSVLAYSSLLALSAAVAFRVYKNVLQAVQKTNEGHPFKWLLEKDVSVSAERAQSLAAAATAHLNAALTELRRLFLVEDLVDSLKFGALLWCLTYVGACFNGITLIILAWIALFSLPKAYEMNKAQVDANLELARSKINEISAKVRAAVPLGRKAEDKDK; encoded by the exons ATGGGATCTGACAGTGATGCGATCACCT ATGCTTGGTTCGACCCGCAAAGGCTACACCCCGAAG TGGAGTCGCTGATCTACTGGCGGTCGGCGGCGCGCTCGGGCGCGGCGCTGGGCGCGGGGCTGGCGCTGCTGGTGGCGCTGGCGTGCTGCTCCGTGGTGTCGGTGCTGGCCTACAGCTCGCTGCTGGCGCTGAGCGCCGCCGTCGCCTTCCGCGTCTACAAGAACGTGCTGCAGGCCGTGCAGAAGACCAACGAGGGCCATCCCTTCAA ATGGCTGCTGGAGAAGGACGTGAGCGTGTCGGCGGAGCGCGCGCAGTCGCTGGCGGCCGCGGCCACCGCGCACCTCAACGCCGCGCTCACCGAGCTCCGCAG GTTGTTCCTGGTTGAGGACCTGGTGGACTCGCTGAAGTTCGGCGCGCTGCTGTGGTGCCTCACGTACGTGGGCGCCTGCTTCAACGGCATCACGCTCATCATCCTGG CATGGATAGCGCTGTTCTCGCTGCCCAAGGCGTACGAGATGAACAAGGCGCAGGTGGACGCCAACCTCGAGCTGGCGCGCTCCAAGATCAACGAAATCTCAGCCAA GGTGCGCGCCGCGGTGCCGCTGGGCAGGAAGGCGGAGGACAAGGACAAGTAG
- the LOC120627697 gene encoding reticulon-1-A isoform X6 — translation MADSGPSLCSVLDPLESLIYWRSAARSGAALGAGLALLVALACCSVVSVLAYSSLLALSAAVAFRVYKNVLQAVQKTNEGHPFKWLLEKDVSVSAERAQSLAAAATAHLNAALTELRRLFLVEDLVDSLKFGALLWCLTYVGACFNGITLIILAWIALFSLPKAYEMNKAQVDANLELARSKINEISAKVRAAVPLGRKAEDKDK, via the exons ATGGCGGATTCCGGGCCCTCCCTCTGCAGCGTTCTGGACCCAC TGGAGTCGCTGATCTACTGGCGGTCGGCGGCGCGCTCGGGCGCGGCGCTGGGCGCGGGGCTGGCGCTGCTGGTGGCGCTGGCGTGCTGCTCCGTGGTGTCGGTGCTGGCCTACAGCTCGCTGCTGGCGCTGAGCGCCGCCGTCGCCTTCCGCGTCTACAAGAACGTGCTGCAGGCCGTGCAGAAGACCAACGAGGGCCATCCCTTCAA ATGGCTGCTGGAGAAGGACGTGAGCGTGTCGGCGGAGCGCGCGCAGTCGCTGGCGGCCGCGGCCACCGCGCACCTCAACGCCGCGCTCACCGAGCTCCGCAG GTTGTTCCTGGTTGAGGACCTGGTGGACTCGCTGAAGTTCGGCGCGCTGCTGTGGTGCCTCACGTACGTGGGCGCCTGCTTCAACGGCATCACGCTCATCATCCTGG CATGGATAGCGCTGTTCTCGCTGCCCAAGGCGTACGAGATGAACAAGGCGCAGGTGGACGCCAACCTCGAGCTGGCGCGCTCCAAGATCAACGAAATCTCAGCCAA GGTGCGCGCCGCGGTGCCGCTGGGCAGGAAGGCGGAGGACAAGGACAAGTAG
- the LOC120627697 gene encoding reticulon-1-A isoform X4, translating into MARPRQSPRHSAQSADLPPRGPVESLIYWRSAARSGAALGAGLALLVALACCSVVSVLAYSSLLALSAAVAFRVYKNVLQAVQKTNEGHPFKWLLEKDVSVSAERAQSLAAAATAHLNAALTELRRLFLVEDLVDSLKFGALLWCLTYVGACFNGITLIILAWIALFSLPKAYEMNKAQVDANLELARSKINEISAKVRAAVPLGRKAEDKDK; encoded by the exons ATGGCGCGTCCGCGACAGTCGCCCCGACACTCCGCGCAAAGCGCCGACCTGCCGCCCCGAGGACCAG TGGAGTCGCTGATCTACTGGCGGTCGGCGGCGCGCTCGGGCGCGGCGCTGGGCGCGGGGCTGGCGCTGCTGGTGGCGCTGGCGTGCTGCTCCGTGGTGTCGGTGCTGGCCTACAGCTCGCTGCTGGCGCTGAGCGCCGCCGTCGCCTTCCGCGTCTACAAGAACGTGCTGCAGGCCGTGCAGAAGACCAACGAGGGCCATCCCTTCAA ATGGCTGCTGGAGAAGGACGTGAGCGTGTCGGCGGAGCGCGCGCAGTCGCTGGCGGCCGCGGCCACCGCGCACCTCAACGCCGCGCTCACCGAGCTCCGCAG GTTGTTCCTGGTTGAGGACCTGGTGGACTCGCTGAAGTTCGGCGCGCTGCTGTGGTGCCTCACGTACGTGGGCGCCTGCTTCAACGGCATCACGCTCATCATCCTGG CATGGATAGCGCTGTTCTCGCTGCCCAAGGCGTACGAGATGAACAAGGCGCAGGTGGACGCCAACCTCGAGCTGGCGCGCTCCAAGATCAACGAAATCTCAGCCAA GGTGCGCGCCGCGGTGCCGCTGGGCAGGAAGGCGGAGGACAAGGACAAGTAG